Proteins from a single region of Runella sp. SP2:
- a CDS encoding DUF5602 domain-containing protein yields MKKLLALLCATAMMLGCTKEENVAPTYTGASQNIGNGKAYSWIKFTTDNKPSSLGFTMTKGALDNLPHGGIALVLSLPNEAVGQVPFDHIMLDYLHTGHEPPGTYDVAHFDMHFYIQPLAERKAIPAYPVAPAKFDNLPAAGYIPTNYIRLPAGVPEMGVHWADPASPELSGKGKFTETLIYGSYDGKMTFMEPMVSHEFLSSKPNLTKSMPLPTKFAKAGYYPMKYSIKQVGDDIVVSLDDLMMMQ; encoded by the coding sequence ATGAAAAAACTACTCGCATTATTATGCGCTACAGCGATGATGCTCGGATGCACCAAAGAAGAAAACGTAGCACCCACCTACACGGGGGCGTCGCAAAATATCGGAAACGGTAAGGCGTATTCTTGGATTAAATTCACGACCGACAACAAGCCATCTTCTTTGGGCTTCACCATGACCAAAGGTGCGCTTGATAACCTACCGCACGGAGGAATCGCACTGGTGTTGAGCTTGCCCAATGAAGCGGTGGGGCAAGTGCCTTTTGACCACATCATGCTCGACTACCTACACACGGGACACGAGCCGCCAGGCACCTACGACGTAGCCCACTTTGACATGCACTTTTACATTCAGCCGTTGGCGGAGCGGAAGGCGATACCAGCCTATCCAGTGGCTCCTGCTAAATTTGACAACCTCCCTGCGGCAGGCTATATTCCTACCAACTATATCCGCCTCCCTGCGGGTGTTCCTGAAATGGGGGTTCATTGGGCCGACCCTGCGTCTCCAGAATTATCAGGAAAGGGTAAGTTTACCGAAACGCTTATTTATGGTTCGTACGACGGCAAGATGACGTTTATGGAACCCATGGTAAGTCACGAGTTTTTGAGCAGCAAGCCGAACTTGACCAAATCAATGCCACTACCGACCAAGTTTGCAAAGGCGGGCTACTATCCGATGAAATACAGCATCAAGCAAGTGGGCGACGACATCGTGGTGAGCCTCGACGACCTAATGATGATGCAATAA